One Drechmeria coniospora strain ARSEF 6962 chromosome 01, whole genome shotgun sequence genomic region harbors:
- a CDS encoding grc3 encodes MAGQAVNLSSFRLTKQNSRAKADGIVEVRLTDSEVRVSASITAAAADELQRFLVLGSFGLRVLSGEITVAGATIRPSDRTHWIHAPQCHALPVMRTAEETRFEMHNDPTADGLRKLGRLSPLFRGIWHEPQERAGAEASKAPCSYRFLSTSEDGPKRSVIQELVSPPKWNRKLASLMESTADGGREPLTVLVCGPKSAGKSTFSKLLTNRLLTWRSGDGGGDSACRFPKGVAVLDLDPGQPEYAPPGTVSLVHVTRPNLGVPFTHPSLDDEAYKVVRCHSMASVNPASGAELHLECATDLHDHYRRTLRHCPLVVNTPGWVLSLGLELLVQIIHRMRPAEVIYMSEEGPAETVEALQAVTKNVLVTLPSQQSEFASRTAAHFRDMQTMSYFHTHTLRPGPREEERRQEWTASALSSIRPLAVRYAGGQRGFLGVLRYDYQVPAHLLAEAINGTVLAVVEIEAPEAFRGLGGSADGGPTLSRTREGIPFVANPNDVALDPRHSRTIGLALVRGIDTAGKTLQVLTPMPVAKIAEARSQGHSIVFVHGKFDAPTWSYAEHLHEEQADDDDGDGDASPDALEAADEDMSDDDAKDDVGYASDARDGTAVPWVEVLRGSQKRPVGSRVWRVRRDLGRGAGD; translated from the exons atgGCCGGGCAGGCGGTCAACTTGTCATCCTTTCGTCTGACGAAGCAGAATTCCCGagccaaggccgacggcatcgtcgaagTCAGGTTGACCGACAGCGAGGTGCGCGTTTCCGCCTCCATCaccgccgcagccgctgaCGAGTTGCAGCGCtttctcgtcctcggaaGCTTCGGCCTTCGCGTCTTATCCGGGGAGATCACAGTGGCCGGGGCGACGATTCGACCTTCCGACCGCACGCACTGGATACACGCGCCTCAATGCCACGCGTTGCCCGTCATGAGAACGGCGGAAGAGACGAGGTTTGAGATGCACAACGacccgacggccgacggcttgAGGAAGTTGGGCCGGCTGTCTCCGCTGTTCCGAGGCATCTGGCACGAACCGCAGGAAAGGGCGGGCGCCGAGGCGTCCAAGGCACCCTGCTCCTACAGATTC CTGTCGACTTCGGAGGATGGGCCGAAGAGGAGCGTCATCCAGGAGCTTGTATCGCCGCCAAAGTGGAACAGGAAGCTCGCATCCCTGATggagtcgacggccgacggcggccgtgaACCGCTGACGGTGCTCGTGTGCGGCCCCAAGTCGGCGGGAAAATCGACCTTTTCGAAGCTGCTCACGAATCGACTCCTGACGTGGAggagcggcgacggtggcggagACTCGGCCTGTCGATTTCCGAAAGGCGTTGCCGTTCTCGACCTGGACCCAGGGCAGCCCGAGTACGCACCCCCGGGCACGGTATCGCTGGTTCACGTCACCAGGCCCAACCTTGGCGTGCCGTTCACGCACcccagcctcgacgacgaggcgtaCAAGGTAGTGCGATGCCACTCCATGGCCTCTGTCAACCCGGCAtccggcgccgagctgcaTCTCGAGTGCGCCACCGACCTCCACGACCACTATCGGCGGACGCTTCGCCACTGcccgctcgtcgtcaacaCGCCTGGGTGGGTGCTCAGCTTGGGGCTGGAACTGCTGGTGCAGATCATCCACCGCATGCGGCCGGCCGAAGTGATATACATGTCGGAGGAGGGGCCCGCGGAGACGGTCGAGGCGTTGCAGGCCGTCACGAAGAACGTGCTCGTCACATTGCCGTCGCAACAGTCCGAGTTTGCGTCGCGCACGGCGGCGCACTTCAGAGACATGCAGACCATGTCGTACTTTCACACACACACCCTCCGCCCAGGCCCTCGGGAGGAAGAAAGGAGGCAAGAGTGGACCGCTTCGGCCCTCTCGTCCATTCGGCCGCTCGCCGTTCGATACGCGGGCGGGCAGCgcggcttcctcggcgtTCTGCGCTACGACTACCAAGTACCGGCCCATcttctcgccgaggccatcaacggcaccgtattggccgtcgtcgagatcgaGGCGCCCGAGGCGTTCAGGGGCCTTGGCGgaagcgccgacggcggaccGACGCTGTCGAGGACGCGGGAAGGCATCCCGTTCGTGGCCAACCCCAACGACGTCGCGCTCGACCCACGACACTCGCGGaccatcggcctcgccctcgtccgcggCATCGACACGGCCGGCAAGACGCTGCAGGTACTCACGCCGATGCCCGTGGCCAAGATTGCCGAGGCGAGGTCGCAGGGGCACAGCATCGTCTTCGTGCACGGCAAGTTTGACGCTCCGACCTGGTCGTACGCGGAGCACTTGcacgaggagcaggccgacgacgacgacggagacggagacgcgTCGCCGGATgcgctcgaggcggcggacgaggacatgagcgacgacgacgccaaggacGATGTCGGCTACGCCTCGGACGCCAGGGACGGCACGGCCGTGCCATGGGTCGAGGTGCTGAGGGGCAGCCAGAAGCGCCCCGTGGGATCGCGCGTGTGGAGGGTTCGCCGGGACCTGggccgcggcgccggcgactAA
- a CDS encoding amino acid permease — MNTCARRSPSYSVPARVRRCGRGGSYEDEYPVRRAAIRTCTRDGTVTSSDERKRGNTVPGAARTNLGLNIGRWTLLIHVACMHIYHEKPGYSFVRLFVHLPSFARAGEEQSKSRPAHRSLTLLAHPHSLDSLPHSLDFLDFLSRFSRLSRLSRLPQLSRARHGRKYSYPAVRPPDRRMAAFHNHSPSGDTSSSSGAEKPYAKQAEHGLTMHPRDAEEGHAFARSDNLQRSLSARQVQMIAIGGTIGTGLFLGTGKSLATGGPASMLICYAIVGAIVFVTMLCLGEMAAFIPVAGSFCTYVGRFVDDAFGFALTWNYWFNDAVSTASDLVALQLVLQYWTDNFPGWAISLIFWVALIAVNVATVRAYGEIEYWLSLLKVITIFVFIIMGIVVNCGGNVDGHYIGVENWHIPGAPFVGGIGGFASVFVTASFAFGGTESIAITAGETKNPAKNMPRVVKNVFWRILLFYILSVLLIGLNVPYNYPGLSSKKTSTSPFTIVFQMTGAKAAGSVINAIIMTSVLSAGNHALFAGARLMYTLGMEGHAPRVFARLNKQQVPWVAVLTTGMVAGLCFGSSFIGAGQLWTWLQNLVGVSNQLSWISIGIASLRFRAGLERQGKTHLLPFKNWTYPLGPWIAVVLNSFLVLVQGWSCFKPHFDALSFVSFYIQLPIMLSMFLAWKTMKKTKFVKLDDMDFETDVYTADVEKKDGAGWRWKLKNAMSWLF, encoded by the exons ATGAATACATGCGCGCGCCGGTCGCCTTCGTATTCGGTACCTGCACGAGTACGGCGATGCGGGCGCGGCGGCAGCTACGAGGACGAGTACCCGGTACGACGGGCGGCGattcgtacatgtacccggGACGGCACGGTTACGAGTAGTGACGAGCGCAAGCGCGGCAACACCGTACCTGGTGCCGCACGGA CGAACCTTGGCCTGAACAttggacgctggacgctgCTCATCCATGTTGCTTGCATGCATATATATCACGAAAAGCCGGGGTACTCGTTCGTTCGTTTGTTCGTTCATCTTCCTTCATTCGCTC GAGCAGGCGAGGAACAGAGCAAGAGCAGACCGGCACACCGCTCCCTCACTCTTCTCGCCCACCCTCATTCCCTCGACTCTCTCCCTCACTCTCTCGACTTTCTCGACTTTCTCTCTCGATTCTCTCGACTTTCTCGACTCTCCCGACTCCCTCAACTCTCTCGAGCACGGCACGGCCGTAAATATTCATACCCCGCGGTTCGACCGCCCGACCGCCGCATGGCCGCCTTCCATAACCACTCGCCGTCGGGCGACACCTCCTCCAGCAGCGGCGCCGAGAAGCCGTATGCGAAGCAGGCCGAGCATGGGCTCACGATGCACCCtcgcgacgccgaggagggccaCGCCTTTGCCCGCTCCGACAACCTCCAACGCTCGCTCTCGGCCCGCCAGGTGCAGATgatcgccatcggcggcaccatcggcaccggcttgttcctcggcaccggcaagtCGCTCGCCACGGGCGGGCCCGCTTCCATGCTCATCTGctacgccatcgtcggcgccatcgtcttcgtcaccaTGCTCTGCCTCGGTGAGATGGCCGCCTTcatccccgtcgccggcagctTCTGCACCTATGTCGG CCGctttgtcgacgacgccttTGGCTTCGCCCTCACCTGGAACTACTGGTTCAATGATGCcgtgtcgacggcctcggacctcgtcgccctgcaGCTGGTTTTGCAGTACTGGACGGACAACTTCCCCGGCTGGGCCATCAGCCTCATCTTTTGGGTcgccctcatcgccgtcaaCGTGGCCACGGTCAGAGCCTATGGCGAG ATCGAATACTGGCTCAGTCTTCTCAAGGTCATCACCATCTTT GTCTTCATCATCatgggcatcgtcgtcaacTGCGGCGgaaacgtcgacggccactACATTGGTGTCGAGAACTGGCACATCCCCGGCGCCCCCTTTGTCGgtggcatcggcggcttcgcTTCGGTCTTCGTCACGGCCTCGTTTGCTTTTGGCGGCACCGAATCCATTGCCATCACGGCCGGCGAAACCAAGAACCCGGCGAAGAACATGCCACGCGTCGTCAAGAATGTCTTTTGGAGAATTCTCCTCTTTTA CATCCTCTCCGTTCTGCTCATCGGTCTCAACGTGCCGTACAATTATCCCGGTCTGAGCTCGAAGAAGACGAGCACGTCGCCCTTCACCATCGTCTTCCAGATGACGGGcgccaaggcggccggcAGCGTCATCAACGCCATCATCATGACCAGCGTCCTCTCGGCCGGAAACCACGCGCTGTTCGCCGGTGCGCGCCTCATGTACACGCTCGGCATGGAGGGCCACGCCCCGCGAGTCTTTGCCCGGCTCAACAAGCAGCAGGTGCCTTGGGTCGCCGTTCTGACGACGGGCATGGTCGCCGGCCTCTGCTTCGGATCCAGCttcatcggcgccggccagctTTGGACGTGGCTGCAAAA cctcgtcggcgtctcgAACCAGCTGAGCTGGATAtccatcggcatcgcctccCTGCGCTTCcgggccggcctcgagcgccaAGGCAAGACGCACCTGCTACCCTTCAAGAACTGGACGTACCCGCTGGGGCCCTGGATCGCCGTGGTGCTCAACAGCTttctcgtgctcgtgcaggGTTGGAGCTGCTTCAAGCCCCATTTCGACGCGCTCAGCTTCGTCAGCTTCTACATACAGCTGCCCATCATGCTCAGCATGTTCCTGGCCTGGAAGACGATGAAGAAGACCAAGTTTGTCAAGTTGGACGACATGGACTTTGAGACGGACGTGTacacggccgacgtcgaaaaGAAGGACGGCGCGGGCTGGCGATGGAAGCTGAAGAATGCCATGTCCTGGTTGTTTTAG
- a CDS encoding Fungal specific transcription factor: MYHYGGDCGAAHGVLLDGILAGTPRRHLLHLPSQPRAASAARALPFSPLPWYLQVMVLAVLGSARKAPNAASSACSPPSSRRPARVVHESHDDDDDDDDDGYPSQFPSPPLPGLAALPPSPVIPLAMVDRDGEEGRQSRTACTECQRRKQKCNREWPCDHCRKRKVADKCRFPQSKAAADKAAVDVVGRKRHHRHHDPLAASRDTNPWDDDDGRFEALGYSPSHLFSGLNAAERRARPTVKLQKECLMGARSCPQLERALKVLPPRPYTDMLVQNFVNKVNYHYYMVYPPSFLDDYRAWWAERCGDRPMSLQWTCLLLTICACSAQHADPELQHKLESDLGEGSIRKLAERYHGAARELHSVIPVGNNHLLNVQSLLHSCYWYQSEASFVESWHVLSAAIREAQGLGFHQESVAGDVPEFDCEIRRRLWCILDTWDWHLSALLSRPMIIDRTECDVGFPTLKLEGYSPSPLLHMKLQSQLITRIARRFGLPKDVVTPADVREYQAMVEGWMRTFPPTYDLRRADESADAQRPWIVPHRHHLRSMAYLIVLDPLRPYLARHLSARSPPEELEIRRDGVDYSLHLMSALHRFFDHVYPRDAKFHAVLFYLFDTAAVLCSALLHDDDASIPRRRDILAAIDKAVAALERLRHVTETAKTSYEVILRVSRRATGKYQSEAHDDGRARIGCDEDAVATPNMSHGGTSTDSDPGTVGSCASYSSLPPSFGPVTGAVASHATTATDTSISSEGLFLYPPTSNAEPSVCRDGLTTASAPDPLALASFAWHEPQAHSASSADDVFYAQEHQPFGFGDISQVQLGNLASLWNYASLNLDFLNPPDNG; the protein is encoded by the exons ATGTACCACTATGGCGGTGATTGCGGTGCGGCGCATGGTGTGCTCCTAGACGGAATACTTGCCGGTACCCCGCGGCGACATCTTCTCCACCTACCTTCACAGCCCCGCGCCGCATCTGCCGCAAGAGCTCTTCCATTCTCTCCGCTGCCTTggtacctgcaagtaatggtacttgctgtacttggcaGCGCTCGCAAGGCACCAAACGCCGCGTCCAGTGCAT GctcgcctccgtcgagccgtcggcctgcccgcgtcgtccatgagtcgcacgacgacgacgacgacgacgacgacgacggataCCCCTCGCAGTTCCCGTCCCCGCCCCTACCCGGACTCGCGGCCTTGCCCCCCTCGCCGGTGATCCCGCTCGCCATGGTGGAcagggacggcgaggaaggcaGGCAGAGTCGAACGGCCTGCACCGAGTGTCAGCGCCGCAAGCAAAAG TGCAACCGCGAATGGCCTTGCGACCACTGCCGGAAGCGCAAGGTCGCCGACAAGTGTCGCTTTCCCCAgagcaaggccgccgccgacaaggccgccgtcgacgtcgtcggccggaaGCGACACCACCGTCACCATGACCCCCTCGCCGCTTCTCGCGACACCAACCCctgggacgacgacgacggccgcttcgaAGCCCTCGGCTACTCGCCCTCTCACCTGTTCTCCGGCCtcaacgccgccgag CGAAGGGCCCGGCCGACGGTGAAGCTCCAGAAGGAGTGCCTCATGGGTGCGAGGTCGTGTCCCCAGCTCGAGCGCGCCCTCAAGGTGCTGCCCCCACGACCCTACACCG ACATGCTCGTGCAAAACTTTGTCAACAAGGTCAACTACCACTACTACATGGTCTACCCGCCGtccttcctcgacgactACCGCGCCTGGTGGGCTGAGAGATGCGGCGACCGGCCCATGAGCCTTCAGTGGACCTGTCTCCTGCTCACCATCTGTGCCTGCTCCGCCCAGCACGCCGACCCGGAGCTGCAGCACAAGCTGGAATCGGACCTTGGCGAGGGGTCGATCCggaagctcgccgagcgctACCACGGCGCCGCTCGCGAGCTGCACAGCGTCATCCCCGTCGGCAACAACCACCTGCTCAACGTCCAATCCCTGCTCCATTCCTGCTATTGGTATCAGTCCGAGGCGAGCTTTGTCGAATCCTGGCACGTGCTCAGCGCTGCCATCAGGGAGGCTCAAGGCCTGG GCTTCCACCAAGagtccgtcgccggcgacgtgccGGAGTTCGATTGCGAAATTCGCCGACGACTTTGGTGCATCCTGGACACGTGGGATTG GCATCTATCCGCCCTGCTGTCGCGACCCATGATCATCGACCGCACCGAATGCGACGTCGGATTTCCGACGCTCAAGCTCGAGGGCtactcgccgtcgccgctgcttCACATGAAGCTGCAGTCGCAGCTCATCACCCGCATCGCCCGTCGCTTCGGCCTGCCCAAGGACGTCGTCACCCCCGCCGACGTGCGCGAGTACCAAGCCATGGTCGAAGGCTGGATGAGGACGTTCCCGCCGACCTACGACCTGCGgcgcgccgacgagagcgccGACGCGCAGCGGCCGTGGATCGTGCCGCACCGGCACCACCTGCGTAGCATGGCCTACTTGATCGTCCTGGACCCCCTCCGACCCTATCTCGCGAGGCATCTGtcggctcgctcgccgcccgaggagctcgagattcgtcgcgacggcgtcgatTACTCCCTCCATCTCATGAGCGCCCTTCATCGCTTCTTCGACCACGTCTACCCGAGGGACGCCAAGTTCCACGCGGTCCTGTTCTACCTGTTCgacaccgccgccgtgctcTGCTCCGCCCTCctgcacgacgacgacgcgagcaTACCGAGGCGGAGGGACATTcttgccgccatcgacaAGGCGgttgccgccctcgagcgtCTCAGGCACGTGACggagacggccaagacgtCGTACGAGGTCATCCTCCGCGTCtcgcggcgagcgacgggaAAGTACCAGTCCGAagcgcacgacgacggccgagcgagGATCGGCTgcgacgaagacgccgtGGCGACGCCCAACATGTCGCACGGCGGAACGTCGACGGACAGCGATCCCGGAACGGTCGGGTCTTGCGCATCGTactcgtcgctgccgccgtcgtttgGTCCCGTCACCGGTGCCGTCGCGTCACACGCAACGACGGCTACCGACACCTCGATTTCCTCCGAGGGCTTATTCCTGTACCCGCCGACCTCGAACGCCGAGCCGAGCGTCTGCCGGGACGGACTGACGACGGCATCAGCTCCGGATCCGCTGGCCTTGGCGAGCTTTGCCTGGCACGAACCGCAGGCTCAcagcgcgtcgtcggccgatgACGTCTTCTACGCCCAGGAGCACCAACCGTTCGGCTTTGGGGACATCAGCCAGGTGCAGCTTGGAAACCTGGCGAGCCTATGGAACTACGCGAGCCTGAATCTGGACTTTCTCAACCCGCCCGACAACGGGTGA